Genomic window (Thermostichus vulcanus str. 'Rupite'):
CGGAGCAGTTCGTTTGCCAGTGCGGTTGTCGCCCAAACCGTCTGGGCAAACATCTCTGCTTTGACCGCGTTGAGATCAAGAAACTTGAGCTTGAGTGTGGTGGTGACCCGTTTCATGGGGGCTATTGTACTATTCCTGTAGATGCTTCGCCGTTATCTACATGACAGAGTACAAGCATTATCGGCATTCGGTTGGAAAGGTGTTGGAATACATCAACGACCCACACCACGGCTGAATCAATTCAGCCTGTGCGCTTATATCCCCCGGTTAGAAACCGGGGGCTTTACGCTGGTTTTCGTAAGCTTTTGCGCAGGGATCCACCCCGGATCTAGGTCTACCCTAAGGCAGGGAGGCAAAGATATGCTGAAAACAAAGCCAAGAATGCAAGCTATCCGCCGGGGAGTGGTCGGCGTAGCTGTTGGTCTTCTATCCCTCCTCCACAGTCTTGCCGCTCAAGCTCAGATGATCCCTGTACGCACAGTGCAAGGGATCCATGTGTATCAGGAAGAAACTTGGGTTGGGGGGAATCGGATCCCAGTTTCTATTTTGACCCTTTCGCCATCTGCCGGTCGCCTGCGCCCGATTTGGGCTGAGCCAACGGGGTTGGTGGGTCTAGGAGAATTGACCTCCTTCGCCCGCGAACGAGGAGCCTTAGCCGCCATTAACGGGGGCTTTTTTAACCGCAATACCCGTCAGCCGCTGGGGGCGATTCGCTTGGATGGCCGCTGGATCTCCAGCCCAATTTTGGGCCGTGGTGTTGTGGCTTGGTCGGATCAGGGATCGGTACGCTTCGGACGGCTACGGATGCAAGCCGAACTGCGCAATGGGATTGGAGATCGCATCCCGCTCATGGGCATCAACACAGGCTATATCGTCGCTGGAATCTCGCAATTCACCCCCGACTGGGGATCCATTTACACGACGCAAACCGACAACGAAACCCTTCTGCTGGTGCAAGCAGACCGGGTACAGGCCATTCTTTCCGCAGGTTTGGCAAGCAGTGTCAGTGTGCCGATTCCGGTGGGGGGCTATGTATTGGCGGCACGGGAGTTAGAGGGATCCCTGGAAGCCCAAAAACTGGTTGTCGGAGATCGTCTCAGCCTTCACTTGACTGTGGATCCGCCAGAGCTGGAAGCCTATCCTCATCTCCTGGGGGCCGGGCCTTTGTTGCTCTTGGATGGGCAGGTGGTGTTGGATGCCGAACTGGAGCGGTTTCAACCTACCTTTCGCGCTCAGCGAGCAGCTCGTAGCGCCATTGGCCAGCTGGACAGCGGACATCTGCTGTGGGTCACCGCAGGCAATGCTCAGGAAAGCCAAGGGCTCACCCTGCTAGAGATGGCCCAGTTGATGCAGCAGTTGGGCTGCCGGCATGCCTTGAATTTGGATGGAGGCAATTCTTCTACATTAGTGCTAGAGGGAGAAGCTATAAATTTAGAGCGTCGATTCTTAGAAGCTAGTAACCCTGAAAATGCAACGGGTCATGAAACGGATAATGGATTGCCGGGATCCCGGCGAATTCTACCGAGAGTTCACAATGGTCTCGGCTTTTTCCCAACAACAGCTCAATAGAGATTTAATATAAAGAGCCGCTCGAATCCCAGCAATTTCTGCCACTTGTACTACCCGTAACAGGGAATCTTTAACCGCTACAGAGAGGAGGAGCGAACGGTCTCCTTAGCCTGTTGTTGACGTGCTAAAATTTGCGGCCTTAGTGCCTCAATGGCAGCAGCATATTGCGGGTCGGCCAGAGTGGCCACCAGTTCCCGATTTTGGCTGAGGCGATTGAGATCCTCCTCCGAAAGCTCCACCAAAATGTCAGGGGTAATGCCTTTGTGGTCGATATCGGTGCCGTTGGGAGTGCGATAGCGGGCAATGGTGACCGCCAATCCCGACCCATCCGAGAGGGGATGCACCGACTGCACCAGCCCCTTGCCAAAAGTTGGGGTACCAATGATGACAGCGCGACGATTGTCTTGCAGGGCACCGGATAAAATCTCACTGGCGCTGGCGGAACCCCCATCCACCAAAACAGCTAATGGTTTGTCGGTGAGAGCCGTGTTGTTGGCATTGAAGCGATCCTGTTCCCCTTGCCGATTCACCGTCGAGACAATCCCCCCCCGTTCAATCCACATCCGGGCGATCTCGGCACTGGAGTAAAGCAGCCCACCCGGGTTGGCCCGCAGATCCAGTACATAAGCCACCACCCCTTGCTTTTCCATGTCGCGGATGGCTTGGCGCATCTTCTCGGCGGCATTGCCGGAAAACTGGGTCAGGCGGATATAACCAATGGGCAGGCCGTTTTCTTCGTGAATTTCGTAGCGCACGGTGGCCAGCTCGATTTTCTCCCGCACGAGGTCAAAAACCTTCAGCCCTTCCCCTTCGCGGCGGATCGTCAGGCGTACCCGGGATCCCGGCTCACCCCGAATCAAGCTGACGGCGGCGTTGGTGTCCATGCCCTCAGTGGATTGATCGTCAATGCGGACAATCACATCTTTGGACTTGATCCCGGCTCGGTCGGCAGGCGAGCCTTCAATGGGGGAGACCACCACCAACTCATTCGTCTCTTGATCCATGCCCAGCGTGATCCCAACTCCAGTGAGTTCGCCAGAGGTGTCAATCTGCATGCTGGCAAACTGATCGGGATCCAAAAAGCGGGTGTAGGGGTCATTCAGACCCTTCAGCGCCTCACGAATAGCGGCATAGGCATCTTCTCGAGTGGCATACTCCCGGCTCAGCAGATCGAGCCGAACGGCTTCCCAATCCAGAGCATTGAAAGAAGGGTCAACAAACTCCCGATTGACGATTTGCCAAACTTCGTCCACCACCTCTTTCGGGTCACTGCGAAACCCAGCCCAACCGGGCATGGACAGTTGCACACCAACAAGGGATACCGCCGTCACTACAGCAGCTGTTGCACTGACCACAAACCCACGCTTTCTCATTCGGCTCTCCTGGAAGACACGGTGCTAAAG
Coding sequences:
- the ctpC gene encoding carboxyl-terminal processing protease CtpC, with translation MRKRGFVVSATAAVVTAVSLVGVQLSMPGWAGFRSDPKEVVDEVWQIVNREFVDPSFNALDWEAVRLDLLSREYATREDAYAAIREALKGLNDPYTRFLDPDQFASMQIDTSGELTGVGITLGMDQETNELVVVSPIEGSPADRAGIKSKDVIVRIDDQSTEGMDTNAAVSLIRGEPGSRVRLTIRREGEGLKVFDLVREKIELATVRYEIHEENGLPIGYIRLTQFSGNAAEKMRQAIRDMEKQGVVAYVLDLRANPGGLLYSSAEIARMWIERGGIVSTVNRQGEQDRFNANNTALTDKPLAVLVDGGSASASEILSGALQDNRRAVIIGTPTFGKGLVQSVHPLSDGSGLAVTIARYRTPNGTDIDHKGITPDILVELSEEDLNRLSQNRELVATLADPQYAAAIEALRPQILARQQQAKETVRSSSL
- a CDS encoding phosphodiester glycosidase family protein translates to MLKTKPRMQAIRRGVVGVAVGLLSLLHSLAAQAQMIPVRTVQGIHVYQEETWVGGNRIPVSILTLSPSAGRLRPIWAEPTGLVGLGELTSFARERGALAAINGGFFNRNTRQPLGAIRLDGRWISSPILGRGVVAWSDQGSVRFGRLRMQAELRNGIGDRIPLMGINTGYIVAGISQFTPDWGSIYTTQTDNETLLLVQADRVQAILSAGLASSVSVPIPVGGYVLAARELEGSLEAQKLVVGDRLSLHLTVDPPELEAYPHLLGAGPLLLLDGQVVLDAELERFQPTFRAQRAARSAIGQLDSGHLLWVTAGNAQESQGLTLLEMAQLMQQLGCRHALNLDGGNSSTLVLEGEAINLERRFLEASNPENATGHETDNGLPGSRRILPRVHNGLGFFPTTAQ